The DNA segment CGCGTGGATGCTTTGGCGCTGATCACTCACCGTGGTAACTCGCAAGGTCGCGGGCGCCAGCTGGTTGAGAAGATGCAGGAGTTAATCCCGCGTCAGCAGTTCGACATTGCTATTCAGGCGGCGATTGGTGCTCATATTATTGCCCGCTCGACTGTTAAACAGTTACGTAAAAACGTTTTAGCCAAGTGCTACGGCGGTGACGTCAGTCGTAAGAAGAAACTGTTGCAGAAACAGAAAGATGGTAAGAAACGCATGAAGCAGGTGGGTAACGTTGAGTTGCCTCAGGAAGCGTTCCTGGCCATTCTCCATGTGGGCAAAGACGGCAATAAATAAATCCTTAATTGAGTTGTAGGGAGTATGCATGGCTAACATGTTTGCCCTGGTTCTGGCGATTGCAACGCTGGTTTCAGGGATTATCTGGTGCCTTGATCGTTTCAAACTGGCACCCGCACGTCGGGCTAAAATTGCCAAAATTAAGGCCGAAACTGGCGGTGCCATTGACGATACAACGCTGAACAAGGTGGCTAAGCAGCCAGGTTGGGTAGAAACCTGCGCTTCGGTATTCCCGGTATTGTTAGTCGTGTTTGTGGTGCGTTCATTTATTTATGAACCCTTCCAGATCCCGTCAGGTTCCATGATGCCAACGCTGTTAATCGGCGACTTCATTGTGGTAGAAAAATATGCCTACGGTCTGAAAGATCCAATTACTCAGACTAAACTGATCGAAACGGGCGAGCCGAAACGCGGTGACGTCGTGGTGTTCAAATATCCACTTAACCCAAAAGTGGATTATATTAAACGCCTCGTGGGCTTACCGGGTGACCGGGTGACTTACGATCCGTTCAGTAAGCAAGTCACCATTCATCCTGCCTGCAAAAGTGGCAGTAATTGTAATACCGCGCTGGCAGTGACCTATGACGCCGGCGCGGCCAGTGATTTTGTTCAGACTTTCGGTCAGGCGTCCGGTGGTGAAGCAAGCAGTGGATTTTTTGAAACTCCGCCGACGGCGAACGTCCCTCAGGATGGCGTCCGTTTGGTTCAGTTCAATGAAACGCTGGGTAATGTGACACATCACATTCTGACCGTGCCTGGCGCGCGTGACCAGTTAGGGGCTTATTATCAGCAACCGGGCCAGCCGATGGGCACCTGGGTTGTTCCGCCCGGCCATTACTTCATGATGGGCGATAACCGGGATAACAGCGCAGACAGCCGCTATTGGGGCTTTGTGCCAGAAAAGAACTTAGTGGGTAAAGCTTCTGCCATCTGGATGAGCTTTAAAAAACAAGAAGGTGAATGGCCTACCGGCGTTCGTTTAAGCCGTATCGGTGGAATACATTAATTCTTGTTATTGCTGTCCGGAATAATTCGAGTTGCAGGAGGTGAAAGCCCCTGCAACTTCAGTAATGACGGGCATATTAGCGCAGCATTAAATATCCACACGTTGTAGAATAACCCTTCGGGCGATAAAAGTTGGCTCTTCGGATTTTAATTTCATATTGAAAATGCACTGAGAGAGCCACTGCAAACGAAACAGCTTTGGATTGGCTTAGGGCGAAGCAGGCCTGTTCCGTATGCTGAAGTTTTTGACGCATTCTTGATCTATTGGTAACTCATGAATCCCATCGTAATAAACAGGCTTCAGCGGAAGCTGGGCTACACTTTTCAACAGCAGGAACTTTTATTGCAGGCACTGACTCACCGCAGCGCAAGCAGTAAACACAATGAGCGTTTAGAGTTCCTGGGTGATTCCATTCTTAGTTATGTGATTGCTAACGCACTGTACCAACGTTTTCCTCGGGTTGACGAGGGCGATATGAGTCGCATGCGTGCCACGCTGGTACGCGGAAATACGTTAGCTGAAATGGCACGTGAATTCGATCTTGGCGAATGCTTACGTTTAGGGCCGGGCGAATTAAAAAGTGGTGGTTTC comes from the Enterobacteriaceae bacterium Kacie_13 genome and includes:
- the lepB gene encoding signal peptidase I, producing MANMFALVLAIATLVSGIIWCLDRFKLAPARRAKIAKIKAETGGAIDDTTLNKVAKQPGWVETCASVFPVLLVVFVVRSFIYEPFQIPSGSMMPTLLIGDFIVVEKYAYGLKDPITQTKLIETGEPKRGDVVVFKYPLNPKVDYIKRLVGLPGDRVTYDPFSKQVTIHPACKSGSNCNTALAVTYDAGAASDFVQTFGQASGGEASSGFFETPPTANVPQDGVRLVQFNETLGNVTHHILTVPGARDQLGAYYQQPGQPMGTWVVPPGHYFMMGDNRDNSADSRYWGFVPEKNLVGKASAIWMSFKKQEGEWPTGVRLSRIGGIH